The Bradyrhizobium guangxiense genomic sequence AACACGCCAGGCATTTTCAATTTGTGTCACCATACCCCCGCCATTGCGAAATGAATTGACGCTGCACCCATGCGGGTGACGTCGATTGGTCGCAGGAGAGGCTTTCGATGCGGACGATTCTGACCGGCTTGGCCCTGGGCTTGGCATTGTGCAGTGCGGTTGCAGGCGCGGCCGAGCCGTCGCCGGAGCTGATCGCCTATGGCAAGACGCTGGTCGAGGCCGGCGACTGCGCGGGCTGCCACACCGCCGATCCCGCACGTCCGTTCGCGGGCGGCAAGCGCATCGACACCCCATTCGGCGCGATCTATGCGCCCAACCTGACCCCGGACCGCGACACCGGAATCGGCGCCTGGCTGGATGCCGATTTCACCCGCGCCCTGCGCACCGGCATCGCGCCTGACGGATCGAACTATTACCCGGCCTTTCCCTATCCCTACTTCACGAAGATGACGAAGGACGACACGCTGGCGATCCGCGCCTATCTCGGCACGCTCGCGCCTGTCGTCAGCCGCAACAAGCCTCCGGAACTGCGCTGGCCATTCGGCTATCGCGGCCTGATGCGGATCTGGAACGCCGTGTATTTCAAGCCCGGCCTGTTCGAGCCGGACCAGAGCAGGAGCGCGGCCTGGAACAGAGGCGGCTATCTCGTCACCGGGCTCGGCCATTGCGGCGCATGCCACACGCCGAAGAACTATTTCGGCGCGGACCGGGACGCCCAGGCGCTCTCCGGCAATGCGGTCGGCGGCTGGTTTGCCCCGCGCCTCGACGGCGCCGTCCGCACCGGGCTGAAGTCCTGGAGCGAGGCGGATATCAAGGAGTATCTGCAAAGCGGCCGCAACGCGAAGAGCCATGCCGGTGGACCGATGGCGGAGGTCATCGTCAACTCGACCTCGAAGATGAGCGATGCCGACGTGCGCGCGATCGCGCTGTATCTGAAGAGCCTGCCGGCGGCACGGCGCGAGACGATCGTGACGCCGCCCGACGACGCCGAGATGAGAGCGGGCCAGGCGGTCTACGCCAAGCTCTGCATCGCCTGCCATGAGGCCGACGGCACGGGCAGCCCGCGCATCTATCCGCCGCTGCCCGGCAACGCGCTGCTGCAATCGATCAATCCGTCCTCCACCTTGCGCATCATCCTCGACGGCGCCCACACCGTGACGACGCCGCGCGCCCCCAACACCGGCGAGATGCCGGGCTATGCCAAGCAGCTGTCCAATGAGGAGATCGCAGCGGTGACGAACTACATCCGCAATTCCTGGGGCAATGCCGGCCTGCTGGTGACGCCGGCGCAGGTGGCGAAGGCAAGGAAGACGGAGTAGTTGCCCCTCTCCGCTTGCGGGAAGAGACGAAAAGTAATTACCGCTCCTCGTCCCCCGTGAAGACGAATTTCGGCATCTCCCATTTGTAGCGGACTGCGAGCAGGCGGAAGCTGATGCCGAGGGCGAAGGTCAGAATGGTCCAGAGCTCGGCGTTAAGCTGCAACCCGAATGCCGTCGCATAGAACAGGCCGGTCACCACCGACACGCTGGCATAGAGCTCGGAGCGGAACAGCAGCGGCACGTCGTTGCAGAGCACGTCGCGCAACACGCCGCCGGCACAGCCGGTCACCATGCCCGAGACGATGACGATCGGCAGCGAGGCGTCCATCTGCCAGGCGACGTCGCAGCCCGCCATGGTGAAGACGACGAGCCCGATGGCGTCGAGCACGATGAAGGCGACCTTCAGCCGGTGCACCAGATGCGCCGTCAGGATGGTGACGAACGCCGCACCGCCGGCGAGCGCGAGATAGACCGGGCTTTGCACCCAGGCCAGCGGATAATGGCCGAGGAAGAGATCCCGCAATGTGCCACCGCCGAGCGCGGTGATGCAGCCGAGAAAGCAGACCCCCAACCAGTCCATGCTGCGGCGCCCCGCAGCGAGCGCAGCCGTCATGCCCTGGGCGGCCACGGCGACCAGAGACATGAAATGCAGCACGCTGTCGGTCGGCGGCAAGCTCCACATTGGCTCGCTCCCTCCTCATGGTCATGGAACTCGCGTCCTGTTCCCGGCGTCAACTGGTTCCCGATTCCCTGCGGCGGAGCAACATGCACCGAAACGATAAGGGAGCGCGGAACGGAATCTCACATCTGAGGGTTGTCTTGGTGTCATAACCGAGGAGACCCAATCGATGGCTGACGACCGTTTTCCCAACGATCCGTACCGCCCGAACCTCGCCGACGATGAGTATCTTCGCGCGGCCCGCCGGGATACCGATCTGCAAGCCGACCCCGAGCTCGGCGAAGGCCCCGCCTCCAGCGGCAAGGTTGCGTTGTTCGCCGTTGCGATCGCACTGGTGCTGGGCGCCGTGTTCTACGGCCTGAACAATAGCAGCACGACCAACCAGGCCAGCAACGCACCGACCTCGCAGACGGCACAGACGCAGCCCACCAATCCGGCCGCGCCTCCCGGCATGCGCGACGTGACGCCGCGCAACAACACGGGACCCGGCGTTACCACGGGCGCGGCGCCGAGCAAGCCGGCGCCGGATGCACAGACGCCGTCTGACGGCGCGAAGTAACAACTAGCAACAGCGCGTGGGAGCGGCGGGACTCATCCAGTCCCGCCGCTTTTCGTTGTGCCGCTAGCTGAACATCTTATTGAGCTCGCCGCCGGAATAGCCGCTGCCGAGTTCGGTGAATGTGCCCTTCTCCGCCATCTCCGTTGCCGCGCGCATGAAGCCGCCCCAGGCGGCGCGGGCCAGCGAGCCGCCGACACTGATGCGGCGCACGCCGAGGTCTTCCGCTTCCTTCAGCGACAGGCCGGACGCACCGATCAAGAGGTTGAACGGCTTGGGAGCGACGGCCTTCACGACGGCAGCGATGTCCTCGCGGCTCTTGAGGCCCGGCGCATAGAGGCAATCGGCTCCGGCGTCCGCGTAAGCGGTGAGCCGGTCGATGACGAGCTTGAGATCAGTGACGCCCCACAGATAAGCCTCGCAGCGGCCGACCAGCAACGTGCCGCTGTCGCCGATCGCCTTGCGCGAGGCCTTGATGCGCTCGACCGCGAGCGTACGCTCGTAGATCGGCTTTTCCTTGTCGCCGGTGGAATCTTCGATCGACAGGCCGGCAACCCCGGTGCGCACGCAGCGCTCGACATTGTCCGCGACCCTGTCGGGCTCGACCGCAAAGCCGCCCTCGAAATCGGCGTTGACGGGAATGTCGACGGCCGAGCTCAATGCTGCCAGATGCTGACAGACGTCCTCGACCGTGACGTGGTTGTCGGCCTTGCCGATGGTCCAGGCAAAGCCCGCGCTCGACGAGGCGATCGCCTTGAAGCCGAGATGCTGCAGTGCTTTGGCGCCGCCGACGTCGACCGGATTGGGCAGGATGAAGCACCCGCTCTCGTGCATCTTCCTGAAGGTCGCGCGCTTGTCCGCCGTCGTGACGTGCATGTTTGTCTCCCTTGTTGGCCGCGCACACATAGGGGCGCCGAGCCGGCAGTGCCAGAGCGGGCCGACAGCGCTAGTGCGCGTCGTGCACCGCCCGGCTGTCCTTCGGCGCCTGCTCGCGATCATTCATGCCGTAGTCCCTGACCACGCTGGCGATGCGCAGGTGATAATCGGCAAAGATCTGCGCCCTGCCCTTGGCCTGGGTGCGGCGGTGCTCCATCGTGTTGCGCCAGGCAGCAACCGCCGCCTCGTCGCGCCAGAACGACACCGACAGGATCTTGCCCTTCTCGGTCAGGCTTTCGAAGCGCTCGACCGAGATGAAGCCGTCGATGGTTTGCAGGATCGGCTTCAGATCGGCTGCGAGGTCGAAATAATCCTGGCGGTGTTCCGGCTTCGGCCAGACCTCGAAGATCACGGCGATCATAGGCGTCTCCTGCTGCTGCGATATTGGCCTACAATACCACCTTACGCAGGAAGGTGCGCTCTTCGGCGAGGATGAATTTGTGCTCCTCGGCGAAATGGAAATTGGCCATGCCTTCGGCATCCTGCCGCAGCCGGGCGCGATAGGCTTCATAAGCGGCGAGACTCTCGAAGGTGATCAGAGCAAAGGCGATGTTGTTGGTGCCCTCATGCGGCATGAAGTAGCCGATCAGATCACCACCGCATTTCGGAATGACGGTGAGCCAGCGCTTCGAGTACGCCTCGAACTGCGCCCGCTTGAACGGATCGAGCTGGTAGCGGATGAAGACGGTGACGGACATGATGGGCTCCTGTGTTTCCACGCCGTCAATGCGAGCGCAGTCTCCTAGGGTGGGTGGGCAAAGCGAAGCGTGCCCACGTCGATTCTCCGCAACGAAGAATGATGGGCACGTCGCTACGCTCCTTTGCCTACCCTACGGTTTCGCTGTGTGCGCAATGACGCGTTGGTGAGAAGCTACGCCCTTGCCCGACGTCAATGCTTCGGCTACCATCGAAGCATGAAATCAGGACCCGACATCGCCATGGTCGCTTCGCTGGTCGGCGACCCCGCCCGCGCCAACATGCTCACCGCGCTGATGAACGGCCGCGCGCTGACGGCGAGCGAGCTGGCGCAGGAGGCCGGCATCACGCCGCAGACGGCGAGCTCGCATCTGGCCAAGCTCGAGGCCGGAGGCCTGGTCGAGCCGGAGAAGCAGGGCCGCCACCGCTACTACCGCCTCACCGACGACGACGTCGCCGGCGTGCTCGAGGGCCTTGCGGGTCTCGCCGCGCGGACCGGCCATATGCGGGTGCGTACCGGACCAAAGGATCCGGCGCTGCGGCGCGCGCGGATCTGCTACGACCATCTCGCTGGCGATCTCGGCGTGCAGATGCTCGATTCCCTGCGCGAGCGGAATCTGGTCAGGCAGAAGAAGCAGGACATCGAGCTCACCGCCGAGGGCGAGCGTTTTCTCGCCAAGCATCTGCAGATCTCGCCCGACATGCTCGCCCACCCGCGCCGTCCGGTGTGCAAGGCCTGCCTCGACTGGAGCGAGCGGCGGCACCACCTCGCCGGTACGCTGGGCGCTGCCATGATGCAGCGCTTCGCCGAGTTGAAGTGGGCGGCACGCGACGCGACCCCGGGGAGCCGCGTCGTGAACTTCACCCGCACTGGTGAGAAGCAGTTTGCCGCGCTGTTTGGCAACGGGAAGGATTGATCACGCAATCTGTGTGGGATCGCACGTTTGCGTGTGAATGTGCGCTCTGGTCATGGCCGCGCTTGACCCGGCCGTCCACGCGTTTATGGCCAACGTCATTCCGGGGCGATGCAAAGCATCGACCTCGGAATCTCGAGATTCCGGATTCGCGCTCCGTGCACCCCGGAATGACGGCTCCAATTATGAGACCCCCAAATGAACCGCTTCCTCCCGGCCGCACTCGCCGCCGCTCTCCTCGCTTCGCCGCTCACCTCCGCCCACGCTGCCGAGACCGCACCGCGCGAGCCCTACGGCATTGCGCTGGAAGGCTTTGCCTATCCCTATCCCGTGCATCTGCTGCCCGTTGTCAATGACGGCGAGCAGCTCAGCATGGCCTATATGGACGTAGCGCCCGCGCAACCGAACGGCCGCGCCGCGGTGCTGCTGCACGGGCGCAATTTTCCATCGAGCTATTGGGCGCCTGTCATCAAGATGCTGAGCGAGGCCGGGTTCCGCGTCGTGGTGCCGGACCAGGTCGGCTTCGGCAAGTCCTCCAAGCCGGCGGGCGAATTGCATTTCGACAATCTGGCGCGCAATACCATCGCACTGCTCGACCATCTCAAGATCGACAAGGCCGAGATCGTCGCGCATTCGCTCGGCGGCATGCTGGGCGTGCGCATCGCGCGTGCCTATCCCGACCGCGTCGCCCATCTGGTGCTGACAGCGCCGATCGGACTCGAAGACTACCGCTTCTATGTGCCGCCGACGCCGACCGAGAAGATGATCGAGACTGAGGACAAGCTCACCGCGGACGGCTATCGCAAGCAGCTGCAGACCAACTACGCGATCAAGCTGCCTGGCGACGCGATCACGCCGTTCATAGATGCCCGCTTCAACATCAAGGGCAGCCCCGACTATCCGCGCTGGCTGCGCGCCTTCGTCAGTTCCGGCCAGATGATCTATCGTGAGCCGGTCGCACACGAGATCCCTCTGATCGCGCTGCCGACGCTGTTCATCATGGGCGCCGACGACCACAACGCGCCGGGCCGGCCGCTCGCGCCCGAAGCGCT encodes the following:
- a CDS encoding c-type cytochrome codes for the protein MRTILTGLALGLALCSAVAGAAEPSPELIAYGKTLVEAGDCAGCHTADPARPFAGGKRIDTPFGAIYAPNLTPDRDTGIGAWLDADFTRALRTGIAPDGSNYYPAFPYPYFTKMTKDDTLAIRAYLGTLAPVVSRNKPPELRWPFGYRGLMRIWNAVYFKPGLFEPDQSRSAAWNRGGYLVTGLGHCGACHTPKNYFGADRDAQALSGNAVGGWFAPRLDGAVRTGLKSWSEADIKEYLQSGRNAKSHAGGPMAEVIVNSTSKMSDADVRAIALYLKSLPAARRETIVTPPDDAEMRAGQAVYAKLCIACHEADGTGSPRIYPPLPGNALLQSINPSSTLRIILDGAHTVTTPRAPNTGEMPGYAKQLSNEEIAAVTNYIRNSWGNAGLLVTPAQVAKARKTE
- a CDS encoding trimeric intracellular cation channel family protein translates to MWSLPPTDSVLHFMSLVAVAAQGMTAALAAGRRSMDWLGVCFLGCITALGGGTLRDLFLGHYPLAWVQSPVYLALAGGAAFVTILTAHLVHRLKVAFIVLDAIGLVVFTMAGCDVAWQMDASLPIVIVSGMVTGCAGGVLRDVLCNDVPLLFRSELYASVSVVTGLFYATAFGLQLNAELWTILTFALGISFRLLAVRYKWEMPKFVFTGDEER
- a CDS encoding isocitrate lyase/PEP mutase family protein codes for the protein MHVTTADKRATFRKMHESGCFILPNPVDVGGAKALQHLGFKAIASSSAGFAWTIGKADNHVTVEDVCQHLAALSSAVDIPVNADFEGGFAVEPDRVADNVERCVRTGVAGLSIEDSTGDKEKPIYERTLAVERIKASRKAIGDSGTLLVGRCEAYLWGVTDLKLVIDRLTAYADAGADCLYAPGLKSREDIAAVVKAVAPKPFNLLIGASGLSLKEAEDLGVRRISVGGSLARAAWGGFMRAATEMAEKGTFTELGSGYSGGELNKMFS
- a CDS encoding antibiotic biosynthesis monooxygenase family protein; translated protein: MIAVIFEVWPKPEHRQDYFDLAADLKPILQTIDGFISVERFESLTEKGKILSVSFWRDEAAVAAWRNTMEHRRTQAKGRAQIFADYHLRIASVVRDYGMNDREQAPKDSRAVHDAH
- a CDS encoding NIPSNAP family protein, which translates into the protein MSVTVFIRYQLDPFKRAQFEAYSKRWLTVIPKCGGDLIGYFMPHEGTNNIAFALITFESLAAYEAYRARLRQDAEGMANFHFAEEHKFILAEERTFLRKVVL
- a CDS encoding winged helix-turn-helix domain-containing protein, which produces MKSGPDIAMVASLVGDPARANMLTALMNGRALTASELAQEAGITPQTASSHLAKLEAGGLVEPEKQGRHRYYRLTDDDVAGVLEGLAGLAARTGHMRVRTGPKDPALRRARICYDHLAGDLGVQMLDSLRERNLVRQKKQDIELTAEGERFLAKHLQISPDMLAHPRRPVCKACLDWSERRHHLAGTLGAAMMQRFAELKWAARDATPGSRVVNFTRTGEKQFAALFGNGKD
- a CDS encoding alpha/beta fold hydrolase encodes the protein MNRFLPAALAAALLASPLTSAHAAETAPREPYGIALEGFAYPYPVHLLPVVNDGEQLSMAYMDVAPAQPNGRAAVLLHGRNFPSSYWAPVIKMLSEAGFRVVVPDQVGFGKSSKPAGELHFDNLARNTIALLDHLKIDKAEIVAHSLGGMLGVRIARAYPDRVAHLVLTAPIGLEDYRFYVPPTPTEKMIETEDKLTADGYRKQLQTNYAIKLPGDAITPFIDARFNIKGSPDYPRWLRAFVSSGQMIYREPVAHEIPLIALPTLFIMGADDHNAPGRPLAPEALRAKMGQNAELAKQLAATMPNARAEVIPDTGHLVFLESPEKYRELVLGFLGR